A window of the Cystobacter fuscus genome harbors these coding sequences:
- a CDS encoding isochorismatase family protein has protein sequence MPVGRRPLRVQPADAPFFTPGSSGAAIHEKVTPAAAEPVVLKHFVNSFRETELKTILERHGIEELIICGAMSHMCIDGGVRAAADLGSRCTLIHDACASRDLEFGGVRVPAAQVHAAFMAALSFAYAKTQSTDEFLAGTGGVVDVG, from the coding sequence CTGCCGGTTGGCCGCCGCCCGCTCCGTGTCCAGCCCGCCGACGCTCCCTTCTTCACTCCAGGCTCGAGCGGGGCCGCGATCCATGAGAAGGTGACCCCGGCGGCGGCGGAGCCGGTGGTGCTGAAGCACTTCGTCAACTCCTTCCGCGAAACCGAGCTGAAGACAATCCTCGAGCGCCACGGGATCGAGGAACTCATCATCTGTGGCGCCATGAGCCACATGTGCATCGATGGCGGGGTGCGGGCGGCGGCCGATCTGGGCTCCCGCTGCACCCTGATCCACGATGCCTGCGCCAGCCGCGATCTGGAATTCGGAGGCGTGCGCGTACCCGCCGCTCAGGTTCATGCCGCTTTCATGGCGGCGCTCAGCTTCGCCTATGCCAAGACCCAGTCCACCGACGAGTTCCTGGCGGGGACTGGGGGCGTCGTGGACGTCGGGTAA
- a CDS encoding PepSY domain-containing protein: protein MRMNNLLVVCLLGVGLVADVVVASPASELRMLAQTKISLQQAIDAAQRHQGGQALEASIDDESFKPVYEVSIVKDNRVFDVWVDGVDGKVLGVREDVKD, encoded by the coding sequence ATGCGGATGAACAACCTTCTTGTCGTGTGCTTGCTGGGAGTGGGTCTCGTGGCGGACGTGGTCGTCGCTTCCCCTGCGAGCGAGCTCAGGATGCTCGCGCAGACGAAGATCAGCCTGCAGCAGGCCATTGACGCCGCCCAGCGGCATCAGGGCGGGCAGGCGCTCGAGGCGTCGATCGATGATGAGAGCTTCAAGCCTGTCTACGAGGTCAGCATCGTCAAGGACAACCGTGTCTTCGACGTCTGGGTAGATGGCGTGGATGGTAAGGTGCTCGGTGTCCGCGAGGACGTGAAGGATTAG
- a CDS encoding response regulator transcription factor, translated as MRVLLIEDDTETAEYIRRGLGELGHGVDHAKDGHEGLMMATSSGYDVLVIDRMLPKLDGISLLKVLREGGTRTPVLFLTAMGSIEDRVKGLESGGDDYLVKPFAFSELHARLVSLCRRPPLQEVRTILTLADLEMDLLKRTVVRAGKVIELQPTEFRLLEYLLRHAGRVVTRTMLLEHVWNFNFDPKTSVVETHISRLRAKLDRGFGSELLHTVRGAGYKLDVAS; from the coding sequence GTGCGCGTGCTGCTGATCGAGGATGACACGGAGACTGCGGAGTACATCCGCCGTGGCCTGGGCGAGCTCGGCCACGGGGTCGATCATGCGAAGGATGGCCACGAGGGCCTGATGATGGCGACGAGTAGCGGCTACGACGTGCTCGTCATCGACCGGATGCTGCCCAAGCTCGATGGCATCTCCCTGCTCAAGGTGTTGCGCGAGGGCGGCACCCGGACGCCGGTGCTCTTCCTCACCGCCATGGGGAGCATCGAGGATCGGGTGAAGGGGCTGGAGTCGGGGGGTGATGACTACCTGGTGAAGCCCTTCGCGTTCTCCGAACTCCACGCCCGCCTCGTCTCGCTGTGCCGCCGTCCGCCCCTGCAGGAGGTGCGCACCATCCTCACGCTCGCCGACCTGGAGATGGACCTTCTCAAGCGCACGGTGGTGCGGGCGGGCAAGGTGATCGAGCTGCAACCCACGGAGTTCCGGCTGCTGGAGTACCTGCTGCGCCATGCTGGCCGCGTCGTCACGCGCACGATGCTGCTGGAGCACGTCTGGAACTTCAACTTCGACCCGAAGACGAGCGTCGTCGAGACGCACATCAGCCGCCTGCGCGCCAAGCTGGACCGGGGGTTCGGCTCGGAGCTGCTCCACACGGTGCGAGGCGCGGGATACAAGCTCGATGTGGCGTCCTAG
- a CDS encoding sensor histidine kinase: protein MWRPRVLRTANFRLALSYAAVFGLSVFLLGMIVFFGVRASLEQQLRGEIDAEIGQILMDYRDDGLEELSHDIRERIDANPARRLHYYMQSPDGRVVFDPLRAIPTPDGWHTVRVRVEGGKGAKTSVLLRALTLDGGYKLAVAADLSLLHEAERAIRQAFGWAFLFTLVAGAVGGLWIGQRFLAQVDEITRAADRIGKGDVTGRLPSLGTGDDLDQLAAVINRMLDRIHQLLESVRQVGTSIAHDLRTPLGHLRQKLEAMREDSVTPERRKVLLDEASRQLDAILETFSSLLRIAEVESGSRRAGFETVCLSDILESLVEVYQPVAEDNGQRLSANIHPALQMRGDRGLLTQLFANLVENALRHSGPGSAIHLGLDVSDGGFAATVSDTGPGIDAAEYENVFKPFYRLDASRTRQGSGLGMSLVAAIASLHGLSLSLGDNRPGLKVTVTGERLASRPCH from the coding sequence ATGTGGCGTCCTAGGGTCCTCCGGACGGCGAACTTCCGCCTCGCCCTGAGCTACGCGGCGGTCTTCGGCCTGTCCGTCTTCCTCCTGGGGATGATCGTCTTCTTCGGCGTGCGCGCTTCCCTCGAGCAGCAGTTGCGCGGCGAGATCGACGCGGAGATCGGCCAGATCCTGATGGACTACCGGGACGACGGGCTGGAAGAGCTCAGCCATGACATCCGGGAGCGGATCGATGCCAACCCCGCCCGGCGGCTGCACTACTACATGCAGAGCCCGGACGGCCGAGTGGTCTTCGATCCGTTGCGCGCCATTCCCACTCCCGATGGCTGGCACACCGTGCGGGTGAGGGTCGAGGGAGGGAAGGGCGCCAAGACGTCGGTGTTGCTCCGGGCGCTCACGTTGGACGGGGGATACAAGCTGGCGGTGGCCGCCGACCTCTCACTGCTTCACGAGGCCGAGCGGGCGATACGTCAGGCATTTGGTTGGGCCTTCCTGTTCACCCTGGTGGCGGGGGCCGTGGGGGGGCTGTGGATCGGCCAGCGCTTCCTGGCCCAGGTGGATGAGATCACCCGGGCCGCGGACCGGATTGGCAAGGGGGATGTGACGGGGCGGCTTCCCTCCCTGGGGACGGGGGATGACCTGGACCAGCTCGCCGCCGTCATCAACCGCATGTTGGACCGCATCCATCAACTCCTGGAGAGCGTGCGGCAGGTGGGCACCAGCATCGCCCATGATCTGCGCACGCCGCTCGGGCACCTGCGGCAGAAGCTGGAGGCGATGCGCGAGGACTCCGTGACCCCCGAGCGGCGGAAGGTGCTGCTTGACGAGGCCTCGCGGCAACTGGATGCCATCCTCGAGACCTTCTCCTCCCTGCTGCGCATCGCCGAGGTGGAGTCCGGCTCACGCCGCGCTGGCTTCGAGACCGTGTGCCTCTCCGACATCCTGGAGAGCCTCGTGGAGGTCTACCAGCCCGTTGCCGAGGACAACGGGCAGCGCCTCTCGGCGAACATCCATCCCGCGCTCCAGATGCGGGGCGATCGCGGCTTGTTGACGCAGCTCTTCGCCAATCTGGTGGAGAATGCCCTGCGTCACTCGGGGCCGGGCAGCGCCATCCACCTGGGCCTGGACGTCTCGGACGGGGGCTTCGCGGCGACCGTGTCCGACACGGGCCCGGGGATCGACGCGGCCGAGTACGAGAATGTCTTCAAGCCCTTCTACCGATTGGATGCGAGCCGCACCCGCCAGGGCAGTGGACTGGGGATGAGTCTGGTGGCGGCCATCGCCTCCCTGCACGGTCTCTCGCTGTCGCTCGGAGACAACCGGCCCGGTTTGAAGGTGACGGTCACCGGGGAGCGGCTCGCATCCCGTCCTTGCCACTGA